In Candidatus Omnitrophota bacterium, a genomic segment contains:
- a CDS encoding GDP-mannose 4,6-dehydratase, translating to MKALITGGAGFIGSHLAEELLALGDSITIVDDLSTGSMDNIGHLKCNKHFKVYIDTVMNTKLMSKLIKECDCIYHLAAAVGVKYIIDNQLKSIKTNVEGTEIVLGLANKYGKKKTLLASTSEVYGKNIDKDRAFKETDDSVLGPTVIPRWSYACTKVLDEFLALAYVREKKLPVIIVRLFNTCGPRQTGRYGMVLPRFVKQALSGRPITVYGSGTQTRCFTYVKDVVGALIELMNCKRATGEVFNLGSPKSITINELAKKVKMITGSRSKIEHIPYEKAYERGFEDMMHRQPDISKIKRYVDFKPKADIEEIIKRTAEYFKG from the coding sequence TTGCTCGCCCTGGGCGATTCAATCACGATAGTAGATGATTTATCCACGGGTAGTATGGATAACATTGGTCATCTTAAGTGCAACAAGCATTTTAAGGTATATATCGATACTGTCATGAATACGAAACTTATGTCCAAGCTTATTAAGGAATGCGATTGCATATATCATCTTGCGGCGGCGGTCGGAGTTAAGTATATAATAGACAATCAGCTCAAATCGATAAAGACGAACGTGGAGGGAACTGAGATCGTCCTTGGGCTTGCTAATAAATACGGTAAGAAGAAGACGCTTTTGGCTTCGACTTCGGAGGTATATGGGAAAAATATAGATAAAGACAGAGCTTTTAAAGAAACGGACGACAGCGTCCTGGGCCCTACGGTAATTCCTAGATGGAGTTACGCGTGTACGAAGGTACTTGACGAATTTTTGGCCCTTGCCTATGTGCGGGAAAAGAAACTGCCGGTCATAATAGTAAGGCTCTTCAATACCTGCGGGCCACGCCAGACGGGTCGCTACGGGATGGTTCTACCGCGGTTTGTAAAACAGGCGCTTTCAGGGCGGCCCATAACAGTATACGGAAGCGGCACACAGACAAGGTGTTTTACATATGTCAAAGACGTTGTCGGCGCGCTCATAGAACTTATGAACTGCAAAAGAGCTACCGGAGAGGTCTTTAATCTGGGTAGCCCGAAATCTATAACAATAAATGAACTTGCCAAGAAGGTCAAAATGATCACCGGCTCAAGATCAAAGATAGAGCATATCCCGTATGAAAAGGCCTACGAGCGGGGATTCGAGGACATGATGCACAGGCAACCGGATATTTCAAAGATAAAAAGATACGTAGACTTTAAGCCGAAGGCCGATATAGAAGAGATAATCAAAAGGACAGCCGAATATTTCAAAGGATAA